In Streptomyces qaidamensis, one DNA window encodes the following:
- a CDS encoding DUF2254 domain-containing protein, with product MRDTLRAQLWPLPTLGVTLAVVAGVGMPRVDRRIQPDLPSWLKDYLFSGNSDAARSVLGAIAGSMVTVTALTFSLTVLTLQLASSQFSPRLLRTFTADRYVQTTLALFLTTFTYALTVLRTVRTDEDEQTGFVPQLSVTVAFLLTLASMLALVLFLSHLAREIRVETMMSRVHSAADRTIQRLLPDMKDTPRGDPTARNHRGAPPEPPANALPLTVGASGFLTSVDEEGLLKAAMEADAVLLIDRSPGSSLITGTPMGAAWPRAGEPFAPETRARLIEAAAEAVSTGAERTDLQDIAFGLRQLTDIAAKALSPGINDPTTAVHTLSHSSALLCELAQRDLGPHLLFDDDQQVRVVLRRPNLEELLDLAVAQPLRYGAAEPAVLARIAMLLSELAWSSAPDRHPPVVAALTRLRSTIEAQNLHPAERVGLTELTQRVEQALAGRWAHNPAP from the coding sequence ATGCGTGACACGCTCCGGGCGCAGCTGTGGCCCCTGCCGACGCTGGGAGTCACGCTCGCCGTCGTCGCAGGCGTGGGAATGCCGCGGGTGGACAGACGGATCCAGCCCGACCTGCCCTCCTGGCTGAAGGACTATCTGTTCAGTGGCAACTCGGACGCCGCGCGCTCGGTGCTGGGAGCGATCGCCGGCTCCATGGTCACGGTCACGGCACTGACCTTCTCGCTCACGGTGCTGACGCTGCAACTGGCCAGCAGCCAGTTCTCGCCGCGCCTGCTGCGGACCTTCACCGCCGACCGGTACGTCCAGACGACTCTGGCCCTCTTCCTCACCACGTTCACCTACGCCCTGACCGTGCTGCGCACCGTACGCACCGACGAGGACGAGCAGACCGGCTTCGTCCCGCAACTGTCGGTCACGGTGGCCTTCCTGCTCACGCTGGCCAGCATGCTCGCCCTCGTGCTCTTCCTGTCGCACCTGGCGCGCGAGATCCGCGTCGAGACGATGATGAGCAGGGTCCACTCCGCCGCCGACCGCACCATCCAACGGCTCCTCCCGGACATGAAGGACACGCCACGCGGGGACCCGACTGCCAGAAACCACCGTGGCGCACCACCGGAACCACCCGCGAACGCGCTGCCCCTGACCGTCGGCGCTTCCGGCTTCTTGACCTCCGTGGACGAGGAAGGCCTTCTGAAGGCAGCCATGGAAGCCGACGCCGTCCTGCTCATCGACCGCAGCCCCGGAAGCTCTCTCATCACCGGCACGCCCATGGGAGCCGCCTGGCCGCGCGCCGGCGAGCCGTTCGCCCCCGAGACACGGGCACGTCTGATCGAAGCAGCCGCCGAAGCAGTGAGCACCGGTGCCGAACGCACCGACCTGCAAGACATCGCCTTCGGACTGAGGCAGCTCACCGACATCGCCGCTAAAGCACTCTCCCCAGGGATCAACGACCCGACGACCGCTGTCCACACCCTGTCCCACTCCTCCGCGCTGCTGTGCGAGCTGGCGCAGCGCGACCTCGGCCCACACCTGCTGTTCGACGACGACCAGCAGGTCAGAGTGGTGCTGCGACGCCCCAACCTGGAGGAGCTGCTGGATCTGGCGGTGGCCCAGCCGCTGCGCTACGGTGCCGCCGAGCCCGCCGTCCTCGCCCGCATCGCGATGCTGCTGAGCGAACTCGCCTGGAGCAGCGCACCCGACCGGCATCCGCCCGTGGTCGCCGCACTCACCCGGCTGCGCTCCACCATCGAGGCCCAGAATCTCCACCCAGCCGAGCGCGTCGGGCTGACCGAGCTGACCCAGCGCGTCGAACAGGCGCTGGCCGGGCGCTGGGCGCACAACCCGGCCCCCTGA
- a CDS encoding gluconokinase produces the protein MSRNVAPLIVVMGVSGSGKTTVGHKVAQRLGLPYAEADDFHPPQNVAKMRAGIPLDDEDRRPWLEMIATWLAEHAGRGGVVTCSALKRRYRDRLTAVAPDVFFLHLDGSAELIASRLAARQGHFMPLHLLQSQIDALEPLAADESGAVVPIEGTPEQTTALALNAVKDR, from the coding sequence ATGTCGCGCAACGTCGCTCCATTGATCGTCGTCATGGGTGTCTCGGGGTCGGGAAAGACAACCGTCGGTCACAAGGTCGCCCAGCGTCTCGGGCTGCCCTACGCCGAGGCCGACGACTTTCACCCGCCTCAGAACGTGGCCAAGATGCGGGCTGGTATTCCGTTGGACGACGAGGACCGCCGCCCGTGGCTCGAGATGATCGCCACATGGCTCGCCGAGCACGCCGGACGGGGTGGCGTGGTCACCTGTTCGGCTCTGAAGCGCCGCTACCGTGATCGGCTGACCGCTGTGGCACCCGACGTCTTCTTCCTCCACCTCGACGGCTCTGCGGAGCTGATTGCCAGCCGGCTAGCGGCGCGGCAAGGTCACTTCATGCCGCTGCATCTCCTGCAGTCCCAGATCGACGCTCTGGAGCCGTTGGCCGCCGACGAGTCCGGCGCGGTTGTGCCCATCGAGGGCACCCCTGAGCAGACGACCGCTCTGGCGCTCAACGCGGTCAAGGACCGATGA
- a CDS encoding SPW repeat domain-containing protein, translating to MTRSRSTAQRAAPPPRRRELTREVRNSLISAMMLAAGIWLFIGAWIIGYPFNEPAVDAHLNEMIVGVVVFLVAVARMVRQRGPVSEIVVAAAGAWLVAAPFVVSYGDTSKADAARINDIATGSVLILLATVSLLLARVRRA from the coding sequence ATGACGCGCAGTCGTTCCACTGCTCAGCGCGCGGCCCCGCCGCCGCGCAGGCGTGAACTGACCCGGGAGGTGAGGAACTCGCTCATCAGCGCGATGATGCTGGCGGCGGGCATCTGGCTTTTCATCGGGGCTTGGATCATTGGGTACCCATTCAATGAGCCTGCGGTGGACGCGCACCTGAACGAGATGATCGTCGGTGTGGTGGTGTTCCTCGTCGCTGTCGCTCGCATGGTGCGCCAGCGCGGGCCCGTTTCCGAAATTGTCGTCGCGGCAGCAGGTGCGTGGCTTGTCGCCGCACCGTTCGTGGTGAGCTACGGCGACACGTCGAAAGCAGATGCGGCGCGGATCAACGACATAGCCACCGGCAGCGTGCTGATCTTGCTGGCCACCGTCTCGCTGTTGCTGGCGCGAGTGCGGCGGGCCTGA